In Nitrospira sp., the following are encoded in one genomic region:
- the otsB gene encoding trehalose-phosphatase produces MIYLLSPEGREAMRALAGGPMLYAFDFDGTLAKISPDRESVKLTRSIHEWLVELAKRAPCAVISGRALSDLAPRVNGAVPYLIGNHGLESPLTPSVTLLWADGICAGWRAAIKGELAPQLADLGIDVEDKRYSLTLHYREHEDQDRVRLAVLALLTQLSPAPRLVIGKQSINLLPPGKGGKGGAALALMRHLRQSGFFFIGDDETDEDVFGLTEGLVMGVRVGQHAGSRAKLYIKHQGEIEDVLRFLIHRLDRTPEQGQHADRPAMTPHKEAEHDG; encoded by the coding sequence ATGATATATTTGCTCTCGCCTGAGGGACGGGAAGCGATGAGAGCCCTCGCCGGCGGGCCGATGCTCTACGCCTTCGATTTTGACGGGACGCTGGCCAAGATTTCTCCGGATCGTGAGTCGGTCAAACTCACCCGCTCGATCCATGAATGGCTGGTGGAGCTGGCCAAGCGCGCTCCCTGTGCCGTGATCTCGGGACGGGCGCTCAGCGACCTGGCCCCGAGAGTGAACGGGGCCGTTCCGTATCTGATCGGCAACCACGGGTTGGAAAGTCCGTTGACGCCATCGGTGACGCTCCTGTGGGCCGATGGGATCTGTGCCGGGTGGAGAGCGGCGATCAAGGGGGAGCTGGCGCCGCAGTTGGCGGATCTCGGCATTGATGTGGAGGACAAGCGGTATTCACTGACGTTGCACTATCGGGAACATGAAGACCAGGACCGCGTCCGTCTGGCTGTGCTGGCGCTGCTGACTCAGCTGAGCCCGGCTCCTCGTCTGGTCATCGGGAAACAATCGATCAATCTCTTGCCTCCGGGGAAAGGCGGCAAGGGGGGGGCGGCCCTCGCATTGATGCGGCATCTTCGCCAGTCAGGCTTCTTCTTCATCGGAGATGACGAGACGGACGAGGATGTGTTTGGACTGACGGAGGGGCTGGTTATGGGTGTGCGGGTTGGACAGCACGCCGGGTCCCGTGCGAAGTTGTACATCAAGCATCAAGGGGAGATCGAAGATGTCCTGCGGTTTCTGATCCATCGCCTGGATCGGACACCGGAACAGGGCCAGCACGCCGATCGACCGGCGATGACTCCACACAAGGAAGCGGAGCATGACGGCTAA
- a CDS encoding trehalose-6-phosphate synthase, whose translation MRLSLRFLLPLALVLAGLAYAVIPLVDTLTLKWFVRDLEIRSALIGRMVESPLVDLLATESKTKLLNYFHRIIQDERLYAVGFCDRDGKLIYKTLTYPDSISCDGASTLKAGQTALLRLSQGAVHVAAVGIEGNGRDWGRLMLVHDMSWIERRSSDTKWYLFYLFAVIGGVISLVTVLVAHLSWRGWIAGVRSMLRGEGLVALIGEPKPGADMHPVAQDLRALIHDLEADKRMRDESQMSWTPATLKTILHDHLAGDEVLIVSNREPYIHNWHDQQLEVQVPASGVVTALEPVMRACSGVWIAHGSGTADREVVDARGHVRVPPDHPEYEIRRIWMSAEEEAGYYYGFANEGLWPLCHLAHVRPVFRSSDWQHYKEINERFALAIIEEAKTDNPVVLVQDYHLALVPKMVRDHLPNATIITFWHIPWPNPERYAICPWYRDILEGLLGSSILGFHTRFHCSNFIETVDRSLETRIDRDSSTISYQGKMTAVNPYPISIAWPGQQMAQLPPVSECKTRIRTLNTLPHTHRVGVGVERLDYTKGILERFLAVERLLELQPEWIGRFSFVQIAAPSRSKIEEYQQFSRNVLASAERINARFGREGYCPIQVRIEHHEPQDVSVYYRGADFCIVSSLHDGMNLVAKEFVAARDDEQGVLILSQFTGAATELPEAVLINPYNIDQCAAAMHLALTMAPTEQRARMRSMRGIVQEFNVYRWAGRMLMDAARMRQRARIVRQTGARDVRTITGGQA comes from the coding sequence ATGCGGTTATCGCTGCGATTCCTGTTGCCGCTGGCCCTGGTGCTGGCGGGTCTGGCTTATGCCGTTATTCCTCTTGTCGATACGTTGACGCTCAAATGGTTCGTGCGGGATCTCGAAATCCGGTCGGCCCTGATCGGCCGCATGGTCGAAAGTCCTCTGGTCGATCTTCTGGCGACAGAGTCGAAGACCAAGCTGCTGAACTACTTCCATCGGATCATTCAGGACGAACGGCTGTACGCCGTCGGATTTTGCGACCGTGACGGCAAATTGATCTACAAGACTCTCACGTACCCCGACTCGATATCCTGTGATGGTGCGAGTACGCTCAAAGCAGGTCAGACGGCCCTCCTGCGTCTCTCCCAGGGGGCTGTTCATGTCGCCGCCGTGGGCATCGAAGGGAACGGCAGGGACTGGGGGCGCCTCATGCTCGTCCACGACATGAGCTGGATCGAGCGGCGTAGCAGCGACACCAAATGGTATCTCTTTTATCTCTTCGCCGTCATCGGCGGCGTGATCTCACTGGTGACGGTTCTGGTCGCGCATCTGAGTTGGCGGGGATGGATCGCAGGTGTGCGGTCGATGCTTCGGGGGGAAGGCTTGGTCGCCTTGATCGGAGAGCCGAAGCCCGGCGCCGACATGCATCCGGTCGCCCAGGATCTTCGCGCCCTCATACACGATCTCGAGGCGGACAAACGCATGCGGGACGAAAGCCAGATGAGCTGGACACCTGCCACACTGAAGACCATTCTCCACGACCACCTCGCGGGCGACGAAGTGCTCATCGTCTCTAACCGTGAACCCTATATTCACAATTGGCACGATCAGCAGCTCGAAGTGCAGGTGCCGGCCAGCGGGGTGGTCACCGCGCTGGAGCCGGTCATGCGCGCCTGTTCCGGGGTGTGGATCGCGCACGGCAGCGGGACCGCCGATCGGGAGGTCGTTGATGCGCGGGGCCATGTCCGCGTACCGCCGGACCATCCCGAATACGAAATCAGACGGATCTGGATGTCAGCGGAAGAAGAGGCCGGCTATTACTATGGATTTGCCAACGAAGGCCTCTGGCCGCTCTGCCACCTGGCTCACGTCCGGCCAGTCTTTCGTTCTTCTGACTGGCAGCATTACAAAGAGATCAATGAGCGGTTCGCCCTGGCCATCATTGAGGAGGCCAAGACCGATAATCCGGTCGTGCTCGTCCAGGATTATCACCTCGCGCTGGTGCCGAAAATGGTGCGCGACCATTTGCCGAACGCGACGATCATCACCTTCTGGCACATTCCCTGGCCCAACCCGGAGCGCTATGCCATCTGTCCCTGGTATCGGGACATTCTTGAAGGGCTCCTGGGGAGCAGCATTCTCGGATTTCACACGCGCTTTCATTGCAGCAACTTCATCGAGACGGTGGACCGGTCACTCGAAACGAGAATCGACCGCGACAGCTCCACTATTTCTTATCAAGGGAAAATGACGGCCGTAAATCCTTACCCGATCTCTATCGCATGGCCCGGGCAGCAGATGGCGCAGCTGCCGCCGGTCTCCGAGTGCAAAACCCGCATTCGCACGTTGAATACGCTTCCACACACCCATCGCGTCGGCGTCGGCGTCGAGCGGCTCGACTATACCAAAGGCATCCTCGAGCGGTTCCTCGCGGTGGAACGACTACTGGAACTGCAGCCGGAATGGATCGGTCGTTTTTCGTTTGTCCAGATTGCCGCCCCGAGCCGATCGAAAATCGAGGAGTATCAACAGTTCAGCCGGAATGTGCTGGCGTCGGCGGAACGCATCAACGCGCGATTCGGCCGGGAAGGCTATTGCCCCATTCAAGTGCGGATCGAGCATCACGAGCCGCAGGATGTCAGCGTCTATTACCGAGGCGCGGACTTCTGCATCGTCAGCAGTCTTCATGACGGCATGAATCTCGTCGCGAAGGAATTCGTCGCCGCGCGCGACGACGAGCAGGGCGTGCTGATTCTCAGCCAATTCACCGGGGCGGCGACGGAGCTGCCTGAAGCGGTGCTCATCAATCCGTACAATATCGATCAATGCGCGGCGGCCATGCATCTGGCGCTCACCATGGCGCCGACCGAACAGCGGGCGCGGATGCGCAGCATGCGCGGGATCGTCCAGGAGTTTAACGTGTACCGCTGGGCCGGCCGGATGCTGATGGATGCCGCCCGCATGCGGCAACGCGCCCGCATCGTGCGCCAGACTGGGGCCAGGGATGTGCGGACGATCACAGGAGGACAGGCATGA
- a CDS encoding glycoside hydrolase family 15 protein, whose amino-acid sequence MYPYGLVGNCQTSALIGLNGSVEWMCAPRPDSPPVFGRLLDPDGGHFSISSPLAPSGLRSEQRYLPNTNILITTVTLPNGDAFRITDFCPRFEQYGRIYRPSALFRMVEPLQGTPAIRVNCCPVSGWEKTPVQPVRGSNHLRYEIRGDVLRLLTNMPLTYLCEEIPMALTQKFYFAMTWGLGIEDDLIKVTHDFLEQTARYWRIWVKNCSVPLLHQQEVIRSALALKLHCFEDTGAILAALTTSLPEQPGGQRNWDYRFCWLRDAYFALTAFHNLGHFEEMEAFLKFLLNIAHTHEHSRDRLRPVYTLSQGLPLPETEHPNWSGYQNSRPVRSYNQAAEHVQNDAYAEMILTFTPIFFDERYVDLRTRDLDALLAHLAKLCVRSIGQPDAGLWEIRNGWQEHSFTNLLCWAGLERLERIKQAGHLPSVSTGLTAGRIQAEDALLRAVREGAVRNGPTDPSFDAALAQLPILGYPNRPLCESTVTHITRELSLRIGGEDTGFFYRYVRNDDFGKPEGAFVICSFWIAQALARLGCVDEARTILDRVLTASNHVGLFSEHFIPSTNTQCGNFPQAYSHVGLINAAFAVSPPWSDVL is encoded by the coding sequence ATGTATCCCTACGGCCTTGTCGGCAATTGCCAAACCTCGGCGCTGATCGGCTTGAACGGCAGCGTGGAATGGATGTGCGCGCCCCGCCCGGACAGTCCTCCGGTCTTCGGCCGGCTGCTGGATCCGGACGGCGGGCATTTTTCGATCTCGAGCCCCCTCGCGCCCTCCGGCCTCAGGTCCGAGCAGCGCTATCTGCCGAACACGAACATTCTGATCACCACCGTCACGTTGCCGAACGGCGACGCCTTCCGGATCACCGACTTCTGTCCGCGTTTCGAACAATACGGCCGTATCTACCGGCCGTCGGCCCTGTTCCGGATGGTCGAACCGCTCCAGGGCACTCCGGCGATCCGGGTCAACTGCTGTCCGGTTTCCGGCTGGGAGAAGACTCCGGTGCAACCCGTGCGAGGCAGCAACCACCTCCGCTACGAGATTCGCGGTGACGTCCTCCGGCTGCTGACCAACATGCCGCTGACCTACCTCTGCGAAGAGATCCCGATGGCGCTGACACAGAAATTCTATTTCGCCATGACCTGGGGACTCGGCATCGAAGACGATCTCATCAAGGTCACGCACGACTTTCTGGAGCAGACCGCCCGCTATTGGCGCATCTGGGTGAAGAACTGTTCGGTGCCGCTGCTGCACCAACAGGAAGTCATCCGCTCGGCCCTGGCGCTCAAGCTGCACTGTTTCGAAGACACGGGAGCCATCCTGGCGGCCCTCACGACGAGCCTTCCGGAACAGCCGGGCGGACAGCGCAACTGGGATTACCGGTTTTGCTGGCTGCGCGATGCCTATTTTGCGCTCACGGCATTTCATAACCTGGGCCATTTCGAAGAGATGGAAGCCTTCCTGAAATTCCTGCTGAACATTGCGCATACGCATGAACATTCCCGCGACCGGCTACGGCCGGTGTACACGCTCAGCCAAGGATTGCCGCTTCCCGAGACGGAGCATCCGAATTGGTCCGGCTACCAGAACAGCCGACCGGTGCGCAGCTACAATCAGGCCGCGGAGCACGTGCAGAACGACGCCTACGCCGAAATGATCCTGACCTTCACGCCGATCTTCTTCGACGAACGGTATGTCGATTTGCGCACGCGAGATCTCGATGCCCTGCTGGCGCATCTGGCGAAACTGTGCGTCCGCAGTATCGGCCAGCCGGATGCCGGTCTCTGGGAGATTCGCAACGGCTGGCAGGAGCATTCCTTCACGAATCTGCTGTGCTGGGCCGGACTCGAACGATTGGAACGGATCAAACAGGCCGGGCATCTCCCCTCCGTCTCGACCGGCCTCACGGCCGGACGCATCCAGGCGGAAGACGCCTTGCTCCGCGCCGTCCGCGAGGGAGCCGTTCGGAACGGTCCCACCGACCCCAGTTTCGACGCCGCGCTGGCCCAGCTGCCCATCCTCGGCTACCCGAATCGCCCCCTGTGCGAGTCGACGGTCACCCACATCACCCGCGAGCTGTCGCTCCGCATCGGAGGCGAGGATACCGGCTTCTTCTACCGCTATGTGCGGAACGACGACTTCGGAAAGCCGGAGGGTGCCTTCGTCATCTGCTCGTTCTGGATCGCCCAGGCCCTCGCTCGCCTGGGATGCGTGGACGAAGCACGGACGATCCTCGACCGCGTACTGACGGCGTCCAATCATGTCGGGCTGTTTTCCGAACACTTCATTCCCTCCACAAACACCCAGTGCGGAAACTTTCCCCAGGCCTACTCCCACGTCGGCCTCATCAATGCCGCGTTCGCCGTCAGTCCTCCCTGGAGCGATGTGCTCTGA